The Flavobacterium galactosidilyticum nucleotide sequence TATTGAAAGTTTGTAAATCCTTGTTTTATCAGAATAGCCTTTTCATAAAGTGCTTTTATGGGATTGTACTCCATTTTGTATTCAGAGGTAAAGCTGTAATTGTTGAACATACCGGTTACATAAATGTCTTTGTTACTTCTAAAAGTAGGTGCCGAAAGACTAAAATAAACCCATGCATAGTCCGCTTCTATTTCGCTATTTGCAGCATTAATGTTTTTAACTACAAAATTCCCATTGACGTCTTGGTTGTTAGTATATTGGAAATTAGCTCTAGCTGCACTTGTAAATAAACGAGATCCGTAAATTGCTTTATTGGCATCTATTTTCGCAATATTATTTGCAGCTGCTTTTATGTCTTTATTTTCAAAATACAAAAATTCGTTACCCGCCCAAAATTGGGTCTCAGTATCGTATTTATAGATTAAATCATTGCCAATAGTATATTGAGGAACTATATTTTGAATTACATTGTTAAGGTTGCCATTTTGCATCAAAACCACTTTTACATTTTTCATTGGGTTTTGAAAAGTAATGCTATTGGATCTCACTGTGAAATCTAGATTTTGCTTTGTTTCTATCGTGCTTACTACTCTTGCGCGTTTTACTTGGATGGGAACAGTAGCTTGATCTTCGTACAAAATTAGTTTTCGGGAGAATACGACATCTTTATTTTCGTCTAGAATTTTGATCATATAGTTTCCGCTTATTTTTAAACGCAGCGTAAACTGATTTGGAATAGATAATTTATAGTGCGAGTAGATTTGTAAGGTGTTGAAAGAGTTGGTATAATCTTGAATTCTTTGGTTGTCAAAACCTTCTACGTATTCGGCTTTAGGCAGTCCTGATGGATTCCAATTGTAGTCACAATGGACAATTTCGTAATAGTAATTTGCTTCATTGCCAAAGAGATCATCAAATTGTAGTTGAAAGCCCTCACCTAAATTCAAAATTGGAATTATATTTTGTTCGTTTTGTACAAATGAAATTGTTTTGATATTATACGGTGGTGCTACTTCTTTCTCTGCTTGCGCAAATAAGGCGTTGGCAGTGAGAACAAGAATTATAACTACTTTTAATAATAATTTAAACATTTTGTAGTGCTTTAGATTTTGTAAATATAAGGAATAGTCCTCTTTTTTGTGATTAATTTATTTTCAAATAAATAATTACGGGTGTGTTTTTCTTAATTTAAGCGTACTATTGTTACCAATTAGCGATAAGCTCATTTTTCTGACCTCACGTATATTATTTATGAAGAAAATCTATACTTTAATAATTGGCCTTTTGTTATTTCCAATATTTAGTTGTGCACAACAATTGGATTATTCAAAACCAATTCCTTTTGATTCGACCGTAAAAACTGGAAAGCTAGAAAATGGATTAACTTACTACATCAAGAAAAATGCCAAACCACAAAATAAAGTAGATCTCCGATTAGTGGTTAATGCAGGTTCGATTTTAGAAGGTGAGGATCAACAAGGATTGGCGCATTTTATAGAACATATGTGTTTTAATGGAACTAAGCGTTTTCCTAAAAATGAATTGGTTGATTATCTCCAAAGTATTGGTGTTAAGTTTGGGCAACATTTAAATGCATACACCAGTTTTGATGAAACCGTTTATTTTCTGCCGCTTCCATCTGATGATCCAGAAAAATTAGAAAAAGGATTTCAAATTATCGAGGATTGGGCCTTTAATACCGTGCTCACATCAGAGGAAATAGATAAAGAAAGGGGAGTTGTTCTTGAAGAATATCGATTAGGATTAGGTGCTCAAAAAAGAATGGAAGCACGTTACCTTTCTAAAATGATGTACGGCTCTCATTATGCGGAACGTTTGCCAATAGGCAAAAAGGAAATTTTAGAAAACTTCAAATATCAGTCATTAGTCAATTTCTATAAAGATTGGTATCGTCCAAATTTAATGAGCGTAATTGTTGTGGGTGATATAGATATAGCGGAAATGGAGAAGAAAATTACTTCCCATTTTTCAGGATATAAAAACCCTATTAATGAAAAACCACGAAAGATATATGAAGTACCCAATCATAAAGAAA carries:
- a CDS encoding DUF5103 domain-containing protein codes for the protein MFKLLLKVVIILVLTANALFAQAEKEVAPPYNIKTISFVQNEQNIIPILNLGEGFQLQFDDLFGNEANYYYEIVHCDYNWNPSGLPKAEYVEGFDNQRIQDYTNSFNTLQIYSHYKLSIPNQFTLRLKISGNYMIKILDENKDVVFSRKLILYEDQATVPIQVKRARVVSTIETKQNLDFTVRSNSITFQNPMKNVKVVLMQNGNLNNVIQNIVPQYTIGNDLIYKYDTETQFWAGNEFLYFENKDIKAAANNIAKIDANKAIYGSRLFTSAARANFQYTNNQDVNGNFVVKNINAANSEIEADYAWVYFSLSAPTFRSNKDIYVTGMFNNYSFTSEYKMEYNPIKALYEKAILIKQGFTNFQYTIADKKGVIDYENAIDGNFYQTENDYSILVYYRAGIDRYDRVIGKGTANSLNIIN